A window of the Acidimicrobiales bacterium genome harbors these coding sequences:
- the dxs gene encoding 1-deoxy-D-xylulose-5-phosphate synthase, with product MELLSTLHGPADLRRLDAGQLDQLCNEIREFIVEKVTKAGSGHLGSNLGDVELTLALHRVLDSPRDVILWDTGHQTYVHKMLTGRQAGFDHLRQAGGMSGYPSREESEHDWIENSHASTVLSYAHGLATAFETRGENRRVVAVLGDGSMTGGMAFEGLNNLGHSGRNVTIVLNDNGRSYAPTISLLSESLVKIRSNPVYMRRQHRLERVAAKAPYIGKLSELGINVSKAAIREAFEPKTFFEHLGARYMGPFDGHDIQELETALVNAAEFEGPVVVHVLTQKGRGYAPAENDTIKNMHDLGGPKPESYTSAFTESLVKLGEEHAELVAITAAMPDSTGLLPFIERFPDRAFDVGIAEQHAVTAAAGMAMGGLRPVFAVYATFLTRAFDQVNLDVGLHGQPVIFCLDRAGITGDDGPSHHGVLDLVLLSKVPNMTIFAPSSYQELQQMMADAYQLDGGPVALRWPKTAAPSVSEDQVGRGLNARRERAGTDVCLIGVGKMLAAAQQAADLLAREGVSVTVWDPRVVKPLDPAMLEDAAGHRLVVTIEDGLRDGGIGASIADELRGSTTVEVLGVPDVYIPHGNADQILASLGLDGAGVAASALEALSLTDA from the coding sequence ATGGAGTTGCTCTCGACCCTGCACGGACCTGCTGACCTGCGTCGACTCGATGCCGGCCAGCTCGACCAGCTGTGCAACGAGATCCGCGAATTCATCGTCGAGAAGGTCACCAAGGCCGGTAGCGGGCACCTCGGCTCCAACCTCGGCGACGTCGAACTCACGCTCGCGCTGCACCGCGTCCTCGACTCGCCGCGAGACGTCATCTTGTGGGACACCGGTCATCAGACCTACGTCCACAAGATGCTCACCGGGCGCCAGGCCGGCTTCGACCATCTGCGTCAGGCCGGCGGCATGTCGGGGTATCCGAGCCGCGAAGAGTCCGAGCACGACTGGATCGAGAACAGCCACGCGTCCACCGTGCTGAGCTACGCCCACGGTCTGGCCACCGCCTTCGAGACCCGGGGCGAGAACCGTCGAGTGGTCGCCGTGCTCGGCGACGGATCGATGACCGGTGGTATGGCGTTCGAGGGTCTCAACAACCTCGGACACTCGGGTCGCAACGTCACGATCGTGTTGAACGACAACGGTCGCAGCTACGCCCCCACCATCTCCCTGCTGTCGGAGAGCCTGGTCAAGATCCGCTCCAACCCGGTCTACATGCGGCGCCAGCATCGGCTCGAGCGGGTCGCCGCCAAGGCGCCCTACATCGGCAAGCTCAGCGAGCTCGGGATCAACGTTTCGAAGGCCGCGATCCGCGAGGCCTTCGAACCCAAGACCTTCTTCGAGCACCTCGGCGCCCGCTACATGGGCCCGTTCGACGGCCACGACATCCAGGAACTCGAAACCGCGTTGGTGAACGCCGCCGAGTTCGAGGGACCGGTCGTCGTCCACGTGCTCACGCAGAAGGGGCGAGGGTACGCACCGGCCGAGAACGACACGATCAAGAACATGCACGACCTCGGCGGCCCCAAGCCCGAGAGTTACACCTCGGCCTTCACCGAGTCGCTCGTGAAGCTGGGTGAGGAACACGCCGAGCTCGTCGCCATCACTGCAGCGATGCCCGACTCCACCGGGCTCCTGCCGTTCATCGAACGCTTCCCGGATCGGGCCTTCGATGTCGGCATCGCCGAGCAGCACGCCGTCACCGCCGCCGCCGGCATGGCCATGGGCGGGCTCCGCCCCGTCTTCGCCGTGTACGCCACCTTCTTGACCCGTGCTTTCGACCAGGTGAATCTCGACGTCGGCTTGCATGGCCAACCGGTGATCTTCTGCCTCGATCGGGCCGGGATCACCGGCGACGACGGGCCGTCACATCACGGCGTCCTCGACCTCGTGCTGTTGTCGAAGGTGCCGAACATGACCATCTTCGCTCCCTCCTCCTACCAGGAGCTGCAGCAGATGATGGCCGACGCCTACCAACTCGACGGCGGACCCGTCGCCCTGCGCTGGCCCAAGACGGCCGCTCCGTCGGTGTCGGAAGATCAGGTCGGTCGGGGTCTCAACGCTCGGCGCGAACGGGCCGGCACCGACGTCTGCTTGATCGGGGTCGGCAAGATGCTTGCCGCCGCGCAACAGGCCGCCGACCTCCTCGCTCGAGAGGGCGTCTCGGTCACCGTCTGGGACCCGCGAGTGGTCAAGCCGCTCGATCCAGCGATGCTCGAAGACGCCGCCGGCCATCGACTCGTCGTCACCATCGAAGACGGTCTGCGCGACGGCGGCATCGGTGCGTCCATCGCCGACGAGCTGCGCGGATCGACCACGGTCGAGGTGCTCGGTGTGCCCGACGTCTACATCCCGCACGGCAACGCCGACCAGATCCTGGCGTCACTCGGTCTCGACGGCGCCGGTGTGGCGGCCTCTGCGCTCGAGGCGCTGTCACTGACCGACGCCTGA
- a CDS encoding bifunctional diguanylate cyclase/phosphodiesterase, whose translation MGFRRTVEEQPPAPVDDENVDGLTGLPDRWQLENWVSSQLQRSRRTGDRFGLFLVSVSNLAEINGGYGSAVGDDVLQAVAEALSAAVGARGQLARYLGSEFAVVWPGLFGAEEAQRVAADLISSLPHQVTFERFVVPVRAAVSGVMSDTDLNERLLLVEAEAALAEARSTVGNNMVLRDDAYGVRRKPEVLAVRLQRAFEHDEFQLYYQPVVSLAAGTVVGFEAMLRWLSADAGPTGAELLAPGMFLDALRASPIVVPLHAWVLQECLTTVRGWSRLMGSPSLFGATNLDPSFIRHDRFANVVMKTIEDLDIKPTQVLLDLNGATAGPQIGLLWPRLQHLKAAGVGIALEDFGIGHGSPDLLRRCRFDVIRLPRVLVGGLGLAEEDRIIVTGLIRLAHDLGCYVIAEGVENDIQARILREAGCDLAQGFIFGRPQAADDITRDLDEVRKRAKQAVALAAGEKPEATNKRPNA comes from the coding sequence ATGGGATTTCGTCGAACAGTTGAAGAACAGCCACCTGCTCCGGTCGACGACGAGAACGTCGACGGGCTCACAGGCCTGCCCGACCGTTGGCAACTGGAGAACTGGGTGTCGAGCCAGCTGCAGCGCTCGCGCCGCACGGGCGATCGCTTCGGCTTGTTCCTGGTCTCGGTGTCGAACCTTGCCGAGATCAACGGTGGCTATGGCAGTGCCGTCGGTGATGACGTGCTCCAGGCCGTGGCGGAAGCCCTGAGCGCTGCCGTCGGTGCCCGCGGCCAGCTGGCTCGCTACCTGGGATCGGAATTCGCCGTGGTCTGGCCCGGGCTCTTCGGTGCCGAGGAGGCCCAACGCGTCGCGGCCGATCTGATCTCGTCGCTGCCCCATCAGGTCACCTTCGAGCGCTTCGTGGTCCCGGTGCGCGCTGCGGTGTCGGGTGTCATGAGCGACACCGATCTCAACGAACGACTGCTCCTGGTCGAGGCCGAGGCGGCGCTGGCCGAGGCACGCTCGACCGTCGGCAACAACATGGTGCTGCGTGACGACGCCTACGGCGTGCGACGCAAGCCCGAGGTGCTGGCCGTTCGACTCCAACGTGCGTTCGAGCACGACGAGTTCCAGCTCTACTACCAACCGGTGGTCTCACTCGCCGCCGGCACGGTCGTGGGCTTCGAGGCCATGCTGCGCTGGCTGTCGGCCGACGCCGGACCCACCGGCGCCGAACTGCTGGCACCCGGCATGTTCCTCGACGCGCTCCGGGCGTCGCCCATCGTGGTGCCGCTGCATGCCTGGGTCCTCCAGGAGTGCCTGACGACGGTTCGAGGCTGGAGCCGACTGATGGGAAGCCCGAGTCTGTTCGGCGCCACCAATCTCGATCCGAGCTTCATCCGCCATGATCGGTTCGCGAACGTCGTGATGAAGACGATCGAGGACCTCGACATCAAGCCGACTCAGGTGCTGCTCGACCTCAACGGCGCCACCGCCGGACCTCAGATCGGACTGCTGTGGCCGCGTCTGCAGCATCTGAAGGCGGCCGGTGTCGGCATCGCCCTCGAGGACTTCGGCATCGGCCACGGCTCACCGGATCTGCTGCGCCGCTGCCGCTTCGATGTGATCCGTCTGCCCCGCGTGCTCGTCGGGGGACTGGGACTGGCCGAGGAGGACCGGATCATCGTCACCGGTCTCATCCGTCTGGCCCATGATCTCGGCTGCTATGTGATCGCGGAGGGTGTCGAGAACGACATCCAGGCTCGGATCTTGCGCGAGGCTGGCTGTGACCTCGCCCAGGGCTTCATCTTCGGACGCCCGCAGGCCGCCGACGACATCACTCGTGATCTCGACGAGGTCCGCAAACGGGCCAAGCAGGCGGTCGCTCTGGCGGCGGGCGAGAAGCCCGAAGCGACCAACAAGCGCCCGAACGCCTAG
- a CDS encoding thioesterase family protein, with protein sequence MIEPTSPVPESSEPQRTRDPDRLRISDVSFVELMDLDEHGPDTYVGLAPRYPWGRLFGGQVVAQALRAAQLTVDEDYAVHSLHAYFIQGGTHREPVRFEVNRLRNGTSFWVRQVVARQSSGAILNLSASFQRAEDAADVQTQYRPEGLIGPDDAEEQGWGRMLDRRVAVREFGHTSLWLRLAQELPNDARLRACALAFLSDSVPTGAVRATHPVQVPREQTRERFVGASLDHAVHFHRPADPTQWMLADVVCHGLSGARGLSVANMFDSTGVQVASVVQEVLLRERRQESSADAGFGGKSV encoded by the coding sequence ATGATCGAGCCAACGTCCCCTGTCCCCGAGTCCAGCGAACCGCAGCGCACCCGCGACCCCGATCGGCTGCGGATCTCCGACGTCAGCTTCGTGGAGCTGATGGACCTGGACGAGCACGGACCCGACACCTATGTCGGCCTCGCCCCTCGCTACCCGTGGGGTCGTCTCTTCGGCGGTCAGGTCGTGGCGCAGGCGCTGCGAGCGGCGCAGCTGACGGTCGACGAGGACTACGCCGTCCACTCGCTGCACGCCTACTTCATCCAGGGCGGCACCCACCGCGAGCCGGTTCGGTTCGAGGTGAATCGGCTGCGCAACGGCACCTCGTTCTGGGTACGTCAGGTCGTCGCCCGTCAGTCGAGTGGCGCGATCCTCAACTTGTCGGCATCGTTCCAGCGGGCCGAAGACGCTGCCGACGTGCAGACCCAGTACCGGCCAGAAGGGCTGATCGGTCCCGACGACGCGGAGGAGCAGGGGTGGGGCCGAATGCTCGATCGTCGGGTGGCGGTGCGCGAGTTCGGCCACACCAGCCTGTGGCTCCGGCTCGCCCAAGAATTGCCCAACGATGCTCGTCTCCGGGCCTGTGCGCTGGCCTTTCTCTCGGACTCCGTCCCCACCGGTGCGGTCCGAGCCACCCACCCGGTGCAGGTGCCTCGTGAACAGACTCGGGAGCGCTTCGTCGGGGCGAGTCTCGACCATGCCGTCCACTTCCATCGCCCGGCCGATCCCACGCAATGGATGCTGGCCGACGTGGTATGTCACGGCCTCAGCGGCGCACGAGGGCTCTCGGTCGCGAACATGTTCGACTCCACCGGCGTCCAGGTCGCCAGTGTCGTGCAAGAGGTGCTCCTTCGGGAACGCCGGCAGGAGTCGAGCGCCGATGCAGGTTTTGGAGGAAAGTCGGTCTAG
- a CDS encoding DUF2237 domain-containing protein yields MAKNVLGGELESCSLDPLTGFYRDGCCSTGANDTGVHIVCARVTEDFLAFSKAMGNDLSTPMPMYGFDGLVPGDQWCLCADRWVEAFDAGKAPQVVLEATHAAMLEWVTLDTLRQYEYRPAA; encoded by the coding sequence ATGGCGAAGAACGTACTTGGTGGCGAACTCGAATCCTGTTCGCTCGATCCGTTGACCGGGTTCTATCGCGACGGCTGCTGCTCGACCGGGGCCAACGACACCGGCGTGCACATCGTGTGTGCTCGGGTCACCGAGGACTTCCTCGCCTTCTCGAAGGCGATGGGAAACGATCTGAGCACGCCGATGCCGATGTACGGCTTCGATGGCCTGGTGCCCGGCGATCAGTGGTGCCTGTGTGCCGACCGCTGGGTCGAGGCGTTCGATGCCGGCAAGGCGCCGCAGGTCGTGCTCGAAGCGACTCACGCCGCCATGCTCGAATGGGTTACGCTCGACACGCTCCGCCAGTACGAATACCGACCAGCGGCCTGA
- a CDS encoding M15 family metallopeptidase, with protein sequence MATSKQMPHRAANRLARYVLAMVLLAGCSSAGGVERTEPTTTLATSDATSPVTTAAAPPTTAEPTTTTTAIELPPRPAWLGTRDLLLPDGSIATGLDTPHELTDRRFATIDLLPPPALDAPFEAVIDSLDASALESSTWEEGCPVPPDQLRLLTMSFWGFDERPHTGQMIVNADVADDVVEVFRTLFDARYPIEEMRIITEEDVAGPNSGDGNITTAFVCRAVRGGTRYSEHAYGLAIDVNPFLNPYLRGELLLPELARHYLPRELGAPGQITSGDVVVEAFAAIGWGWGGDWSSLVDYQHFALHDR encoded by the coding sequence ATGGCGACATCGAAGCAGATGCCGCACCGAGCGGCGAACCGGCTGGCTCGATACGTCCTCGCCATGGTCTTGCTGGCCGGCTGTTCGAGCGCCGGTGGCGTCGAACGGACCGAGCCGACCACCACACTCGCCACGAGCGATGCGACGTCGCCCGTGACCACTGCTGCCGCGCCGCCGACCACGGCCGAGCCCACGACCACGACCACCGCGATCGAACTGCCGCCTCGGCCGGCGTGGCTCGGCACTCGCGATCTCCTCCTCCCCGATGGCTCGATCGCCACCGGTCTCGACACCCCGCACGAACTCACCGATCGTCGATTCGCCACCATCGATCTGCTCCCCCCGCCTGCGCTCGATGCTCCCTTCGAAGCGGTCATCGACTCGCTTGACGCGAGCGCGCTCGAATCGTCCACGTGGGAGGAGGGATGCCCTGTACCGCCCGACCAGCTTCGCCTGCTCACCATGAGTTTCTGGGGCTTCGACGAGCGTCCGCACACCGGGCAGATGATCGTCAACGCCGACGTCGCCGACGATGTCGTCGAGGTCTTCCGCACGCTGTTCGACGCCCGCTACCCGATCGAGGAGATGCGCATCATCACCGAGGAAGACGTGGCCGGACCGAACAGCGGCGACGGGAACATCACCACGGCGTTCGTGTGCCGCGCCGTCCGCGGCGGAACCCGTTACTCCGAGCACGCGTACGGGCTGGCGATCGACGTCAACCCGTTCCTGAATCCCTACCTGCGGGGCGAGCTGCTGCTGCCCGAGCTTGCTCGCCACTACCTGCCCCGAGAGCTTGGCGCTCCGGGCCAGATCACCAGCGGCGATGTAGTAGTCGAGGCCTTCGCTGCGATCGGCTGGGGCTGGGGCGGCGACTGGTCGTCGCTGGTCGACTACCAGCACTTCGCGCTCCACGACCGCTGA
- a CDS encoding long-chain-fatty-acid--CoA ligase: MTDVREPQPGDITNLAGISRYWGRTAPDRLALTAGDRTWTFGEIETESQRVAQGLASLGVAAGSRIAFLDKNAPEYFPHLFGGAKLNAVSVAVNWRLAPPEMEFIINNALAEVLFIGPDFLGHLDKMQLDTVKKVLVLGDPGDSGHEGYADWVASFPAIDPEVEILGSDTCYQLYTSGTTGLPKGVELTNDNFMATMSVGRENWKFDSTAVNLVAMPLFHIAGSGWALAGMVNGAHTVMTKEVNPMEMLELIPKFGITHALIVPAVLQFILSVPGASDADLSSMRAVVYGASPITEAVLVGSLALFGCEFMQAYGLTETTGGVVQLDPEDHDPGGDRAHLLRSAGKPWGDVQLRIVDAESLEDVPDGEVGEVWVKSAQVMKGYWRNEEATRNSIIDGWFRTGDAGYLRDGFLFIHDRVKDMIVSGGENIYPAEIENALMKHPGIADVAVIGVPSEKWGETVKAMVTKSDPDLTEADVIAFARENLASYKCPTSVDWIDALPRNPSGKILKTELRKPFWEGQERMVN; encoded by the coding sequence ATGACCGACGTCCGCGAACCTCAACCCGGTGACATCACCAACCTCGCCGGCATCAGCCGCTACTGGGGCCGCACCGCCCCGGATCGTCTCGCCCTGACGGCGGGCGACCGCACCTGGACCTTCGGCGAAATCGAGACCGAATCCCAGCGCGTGGCGCAGGGGTTGGCCTCGCTCGGCGTCGCCGCCGGGAGCCGCATCGCCTTCCTCGACAAGAACGCCCCCGAGTACTTCCCCCACCTCTTCGGCGGAGCCAAACTCAACGCCGTCTCGGTCGCAGTCAACTGGCGGCTCGCTCCGCCCGAGATGGAGTTCATCATCAACAACGCCCTCGCCGAGGTGTTGTTCATCGGGCCCGACTTCCTGGGTCACCTCGACAAGATGCAGCTCGACACGGTGAAGAAGGTGCTCGTCCTCGGCGATCCCGGCGACTCCGGCCACGAGGGGTACGCCGACTGGGTCGCGTCCTTCCCCGCCATCGATCCCGAGGTCGAGATCCTGGGCAGCGACACCTGCTACCAGCTCTACACCTCGGGCACCACCGGCCTCCCGAAGGGGGTCGAGCTCACCAACGACAACTTCATGGCCACCATGAGCGTCGGTCGCGAGAACTGGAAGTTCGACTCGACCGCCGTCAACCTCGTCGCCATGCCCCTGTTCCACATCGCCGGGAGCGGCTGGGCCCTGGCCGGCATGGTGAACGGCGCTCACACCGTAATGACCAAAGAGGTCAACCCGATGGAGATGCTCGAGCTCATCCCGAAGTTCGGCATCACCCACGCCCTCATCGTCCCCGCCGTGCTCCAGTTCATCCTGAGCGTGCCCGGCGCCAGCGACGCCGACCTTTCCTCGATGCGAGCCGTGGTCTACGGGGCCTCGCCCATCACCGAGGCCGTACTCGTCGGTTCGCTCGCTTTGTTCGGCTGCGAGTTCATGCAGGCCTACGGGCTCACCGAGACCACCGGCGGTGTCGTCCAACTCGATCCGGAAGACCACGACCCGGGCGGCGATCGGGCGCACCTGCTCCGCTCGGCCGGCAAACCGTGGGGCGACGTCCAGCTCCGCATCGTCGACGCCGAGTCGCTCGAAGACGTCCCCGACGGTGAGGTCGGCGAGGTCTGGGTGAAATCGGCCCAGGTGATGAAGGGCTACTGGCGCAACGAGGAAGCCACCCGCAACTCGATCATCGACGGCTGGTTCCGCACCGGCGACGCCGGCTACCTACGCGATGGCTTCCTCTTCATCCACGACCGGGTCAAGGACATGATCGTGTCGGGCGGCGAGAACATCTATCCCGCCGAGATCGAGAACGCCCTGATGAAGCACCCCGGCATCGCCGACGTGGCCGTCATCGGCGTGCCGAGCGAGAAGTGGGGCGAGACCGTGAAGGCCATGGTCACGAAATCCGATCCCGACCTCACCGAGGCCGACGTCATCGCCTTCGCTCGCGAAAACCTGGCCTCCTACAAGTGCCCCACCTCGGTCGACTGGATCGATGCGCTGCCTCGCAATCCATCGGGCAAGATCTTGAAGACCGAGCTCCGCAAGCCGTTCTGGGAGGGTCAGGAGCGCATGGTCAACTGA
- a CDS encoding acyltransferase family protein: protein MREEAALVASHFRLDIQGIRALAVLLVVIYHAGGPLTGGFVGVDVFFVVSGFVIGGSLFAEAERTGQISLTNFYRRRVRRLLPALSVTIALTLLAAVLLSSPLGPQSAAAGTGIAALLFSSNYYLATSGGGYFEVDAESNPLLHLWSLSVEEQFYFVLPAVVAAVWWLGQTSLFRRSERLGPRSLLAVVLVIGSVISLALSIVLSNGDGLGVLGAPERMAFYSTPTRFWEFTAGVLLALAGERLAVRGVFATAASVLGLVAIGLASFTFDALTIFPGATALVPVVGTVALILSVDPTGPIQRVLATAPAVWIGDRSYSWYLWHWPFIVFADVLWPSNAMAVPIAAVLSLVPAILSYDLIEEPIRRGRALPSWGAPRLLATATILPILIGLVVQRGSDRNWGLVVPDGWGAEGLAAEAGCRDGGTGWDADRCTFAVDNAKGTIFLVGDSHAGAAADGVIAAGNGLGYDVAVWYRTSCPIQTRVPATLPDCADWQDEAIATISERSPELVVIANRSTLYTLPSFPDDDVGRVIAHRAGDAATEQDEALGVWSRGLEELTSTFTDNGSRVLFMAVVPEYENDPRRMLSLLRSSPTPPEIEVLGAVQDRRGPVVSAEADVAAASDLVTVFDPTGALCGGDTCTPVADGTWLYADDHHLSPVGSRSLEAAWTTAITEALS from the coding sequence ATGCGGGAGGAGGCAGCGCTCGTGGCGTCGCACTTCAGACTCGACATCCAGGGCATCCGGGCACTCGCTGTGCTCTTGGTCGTCATCTATCACGCGGGCGGGCCCCTGACCGGGGGCTTCGTTGGCGTCGACGTGTTCTTCGTCGTGTCCGGCTTCGTCATCGGCGGCTCGCTCTTCGCCGAAGCCGAACGAACCGGCCAGATCTCGCTCACCAACTTCTACCGACGGCGAGTCCGCCGGCTCCTGCCGGCACTGTCGGTCACGATCGCCCTCACCCTCCTCGCTGCGGTGTTGTTGTCCAGCCCGCTCGGTCCGCAGTCGGCCGCCGCCGGCACGGGCATCGCCGCCCTGCTGTTCTCATCGAACTACTACCTGGCCACCTCCGGCGGTGGCTACTTCGAGGTCGACGCAGAGTCGAACCCGCTGTTGCATCTGTGGTCGCTCTCGGTCGAGGAGCAGTTCTATTTCGTGCTCCCTGCCGTCGTCGCCGCCGTGTGGTGGCTCGGACAGACATCGTTGTTTCGACGATCGGAGCGCCTCGGCCCCCGCTCGCTCCTTGCCGTCGTCCTCGTCATCGGCTCGGTGATCTCGCTCGCGCTGTCGATCGTCCTCAGCAATGGCGATGGACTCGGGGTCCTCGGTGCCCCCGAACGCATGGCGTTCTACAGCACCCCCACCCGGTTCTGGGAGTTCACCGCCGGCGTGCTCCTCGCCCTTGCCGGCGAGCGCCTCGCCGTACGCGGCGTCTTCGCCACCGCCGCTTCGGTCCTCGGCCTCGTTGCGATCGGTCTTGCGTCCTTCACCTTCGACGCCCTCACCATCTTCCCCGGCGCCACGGCACTGGTACCGGTCGTCGGCACGGTCGCCCTCATCCTCTCGGTCGACCCAACAGGACCCATCCAACGGGTGCTCGCCACCGCCCCGGCGGTCTGGATCGGCGACCGGTCCTACAGCTGGTATCTGTGGCATTGGCCGTTCATCGTCTTCGCCGACGTGCTGTGGCCCTCGAACGCCATGGCCGTTCCCATCGCCGCCGTGTTGTCGCTGGTGCCGGCAATCCTGTCGTACGACCTGATCGAGGAGCCGATCCGCCGAGGCCGCGCCCTGCCCTCGTGGGGTGCACCTCGCCTCCTCGCCACGGCCACGATCCTCCCGATCCTGATCGGGCTCGTCGTCCAGCGAGGGTCCGACCGCAACTGGGGGCTCGTCGTTCCCGACGGCTGGGGCGCCGAAGGCCTCGCAGCCGAGGCGGGCTGTCGCGACGGCGGCACCGGCTGGGATGCCGACCGCTGCACCTTCGCCGTCGACAACGCCAAGGGCACCATCTTCCTCGTCGGCGATTCCCACGCCGGCGCTGCGGCCGACGGCGTCATCGCCGCCGGCAACGGTCTCGGCTACGACGTCGCCGTCTGGTACCGAACGTCGTGCCCCATCCAGACACGCGTGCCTGCGACGCTCCCCGACTGCGCCGACTGGCAGGACGAAGCGATCGCCACCATCTCCGAGCGCTCACCCGAGCTGGTTGTCATCGCCAACCGCTCGACCCTCTACACCCTGCCGTCGTTCCCCGACGACGACGTCGGCCGGGTCATCGCCCACCGCGCCGGCGACGCTGCCACCGAACAGGACGAAGCCCTCGGCGTGTGGTCCCGAGGCCTCGAGGAACTGACCTCCACCTTCACCGACAACGGCAGCCGGGTGCTGTTCATGGCCGTGGTCCCCGAGTACGAGAACGACCCTCGGCGGATGCTGTCGCTCCTTCGCAGCTCGCCGACGCCGCCCGAAATCGAGGTGCTCGGCGCCGTCCAGGACCGGCGAGGCCCCGTGGTCTCGGCCGAGGCCGATGTGGCCGCCGCATCGGATCTCGTCACCGTGTTCGATCCCACCGGGGCGCTGTGTGGCGGCGACACCTGTACCCCCGTCGCCGACGGCACCTGGCTCTACGCCGACGATCACCACCTCAGCCCCGTCGGCTCCCGCTCCCTCGAGGCCGCGTGGACCACCGCCATCACCGAGGCCCTGAGCTGA
- a CDS encoding DUF222 domain-containing protein yields the protein MTTGTLMSLKDRLRDTAAIWARSQFELVNLAAEFADSGEWLIDGAASAAAWLSAEADIEPSTAREWIRIGRCLRSLPASADAFEQGELSYSKIRTLTRVATAANEVELVELAKTVPASDLGRAIAEWLLRHGEPEAIEKYQHRRRGVSCRVEPDGMMAFTLRLPPLEGGTFRAALTARVMRSTPRKHDGVWPTLSQQYADAFVELLTSGAGTPSYEIVLHVRGDGSAMDDGIPIPVSVLERIAPEAFLRALIHDADGRPINASGKQRYPTERQKRVVIERDRACVDCGSTQLLTFDHCPEFAASRRTIVDELHTRCAPCHWSRHRN from the coding sequence ATGACCACCGGAACGTTGATGTCGTTGAAGGACCGGCTGCGAGACACTGCTGCGATCTGGGCCCGGAGCCAGTTCGAACTGGTCAACCTTGCGGCCGAATTCGCCGATTCGGGCGAGTGGCTCATCGACGGGGCGGCGAGCGCTGCAGCCTGGCTGTCGGCCGAGGCCGACATCGAGCCGTCGACGGCTCGCGAATGGATACGCATCGGACGTTGTCTGCGGTCCCTGCCCGCGTCCGCGGACGCGTTCGAGCAAGGTGAGCTCTCCTACTCAAAGATCCGAACACTCACCCGAGTCGCCACCGCTGCGAACGAAGTCGAGCTGGTCGAACTGGCGAAGACCGTCCCGGCATCGGATCTGGGTCGGGCAATCGCCGAATGGCTGCTACGACACGGCGAACCCGAAGCCATCGAGAAGTACCAACACCGCCGCCGCGGTGTCTCATGTCGAGTCGAACCCGACGGGATGATGGCCTTCACCCTTCGACTCCCGCCGCTCGAGGGCGGAACGTTCCGTGCGGCTTTGACAGCGAGGGTGATGCGATCAACGCCACGGAAGCACGACGGCGTGTGGCCGACACTGTCACAGCAATACGCCGACGCGTTCGTCGAGCTGCTCACCAGCGGCGCCGGCACTCCGTCCTACGAGATCGTGCTGCATGTGCGGGGCGATGGCTCCGCGATGGACGACGGCATCCCGATACCGGTGAGCGTGCTCGAACGCATTGCCCCCGAGGCGTTCCTTCGGGCGTTGATCCACGATGCCGACGGGAGGCCGATCAATGCGTCAGGCAAGCAGCGGTACCCGACCGAACGGCAGAAGCGGGTGGTGATCGAACGCGATCGGGCCTGTGTCGACTGTGGCAGCACCCAGCTTCTCACCTTCGACCATTGCCCCGAGTTCGCTGCCAGCCGCCGCACAATCGTCGACGAACTCCACACTCGGTGCGCCCCCTGCCACTGGTCCCGCCACCGCAACTGA
- a CDS encoding sigma-70 family RNA polymerase sigma factor, with translation MTGISVQPEQHVALDLDAFIEAHYARLLGLLTLKTGSREEAEDLAQEAMLKLVRSWPEVSQMEHPWGWLATVAVNSSTSSWRRVFRGRAVAARLARADHHLDETGTVEMLAVIRDLPHRQRTALLLRHYARLSVRDTAIAMNCAEGTVKALVHQAIARLRSELQEEIDDADR, from the coding sequence ATGACCGGAATCTCTGTCCAGCCTGAGCAGCACGTCGCGCTCGATCTCGATGCCTTCATCGAGGCCCACTACGCGCGCCTGCTCGGCCTGCTGACACTTAAGACCGGGAGCCGAGAAGAGGCCGAGGATCTCGCGCAAGAGGCGATGCTGAAGCTGGTCCGATCGTGGCCTGAGGTGTCGCAGATGGAGCATCCGTGGGGTTGGCTCGCGACCGTGGCGGTGAACTCGTCGACGAGTTCGTGGCGGCGCGTGTTTCGTGGCCGCGCTGTGGCTGCCCGCCTCGCTCGAGCGGACCACCACCTCGACGAGACCGGGACCGTCGAGATGCTTGCGGTGATCCGTGACCTTCCGCACCGCCAGCGCACCGCGCTGCTGCTTCGCCACTACGCACGGCTGAGCGTTCGTGACACGGCCATCGCCATGAACTGTGCCGAGGGCACGGTCAAGGCACTCGTTCACCAGGCGATCGCACGACTGCGATCCGAGCTGCAAGAGGAGATCGATGATGCAGATCGATGA